Part of the Aquarana catesbeiana isolate 2022-GZ linkage group LG12, ASM4218655v1, whole genome shotgun sequence genome, TAATATAATGACAGTTTAAAGTCACTCCACCCATATTCACCTTTTAATTTAATAAACATAGCCTTGAGCTAAAATATTTGTGCGGATTGGAACATATTGAAGAAGAATAAATTACCCAGCTGGGCACCAAACCACCGAACTTACACAATAATCTTTCCCAGTAAAGGAAGACAAGAGGTTACACCCATTTAAACTTTATATATAAGGGAGGTCCGTACTGTGGTCTGTTCCATATAACAGGGATATCTCTCCAACTTTAGATTAGCACTTCATTCATAATGTCATTCTATATGCAATCAAGTAAAAGTTCAAGGATGTCATCTAGTGGAGGAAAAGGGTTAGTGATGAATGGTGAAGGCTTTGGTGATTATTATGATAGTGGCCTTGGCAGTAGTGAATTTAGCACTGGCTTTGGAGCAGGTCAGGAGGGCGGGCTTAGTGGTGGAGGATATGGTGGAGGGGCTGGTGGAGGATATGGTGGAGGGGCTGGTGGAGGATATGGTGGGGGAGCTGGTAGAGGATTTGGTGGAGGATATGGTGGAGCAGGCGGTGGGGGATTTGGTGGAGGAAGTGGTGGAGCAGGCGGTGGGGGATTTGCTGGAGGATATGGTGGAGCAGGCGGTGGAGGATTTGCTGGAGGATATGGTGGAGCAGGCGGTGGGGGATTTGGTGGGGGAGGATTTGGTGCAGGTGGTGGTCTACTTGCTACCAATGAAAAACAGACTATGCAGAATCTCAATGACCGTTTAGCTACTTACTTGGACAAAGTCAAGTCCTTAGAGGACAGCAATACCGAACTTGAGCGCAAAATAAAAGAATGGTATGAAAACCAACGTCCAGGTTCCACTACGGGTGCTGGAGCAGCAGACTACAGCAAATATTTTGATACTATTGATGACCTCCGGAATAAGGTAGGACAATGTGATACTTACCCATTTTGTATAATTATACTGTATGAAAAAATTATTTGAGCAGCTATGCTTTGTGCCTACCTCATTTTATCGAGAACATTTAGGGAGATAACAATTACTGCCATTTAGAGCCTACATTAAAATGCACttagaacatatttttttaatgcatCTTCTTCTGGAAAATGCAGAAGAAAATCACTGCTTGTCCTGCACAGACCAAATATGTGAAAAGGTGGTCAGGGGTAATTTCAAAAACGTAATTTTTTCATCTATTCCCAACTATTCACTGTTGAAAGTCTGAATGGCCTAGGCACAAAGCCTATCCAAATGTGCAGTGGCTGGTGTGAGCTCCTGCAGGTTGCCCTAACTGGATGATCAAGCTGTAATAGAAATGCAAAGTTAACTGAAGCCTATGCACAATAGAGGTTGGGACACATTGTTCTAGTGACTAATCAGTGCTGCTTGTACATACATTCTATTACTGAAAAATTGTACAACATTGATTACATATACATTACAGTTCTATGTGTAGTATTATATTATTGGTTTGACTTTCATAGCTTTGAGCAACATCTGGATTTCTGTACATTCAAACCCATGAAAACATCCCAATCATGTGGGAAATATATTGAAATacaatgactgcatacttttacATGTGTTGAGCTAGTATCTTGACCATTGGTGTATGAAGTCATCATTGCCAAATGACCTCTGTGCAAAAACAGTAAAAAACGTACAGATGAAGTGTAGCCTGAATcattattttataatatggaaCTGGGACTAGACAGCAAATAcctcctccatttccagtataATTGAGAAGCACTCTCCTTGCCTCAGTGTTGgtcaagcaggaactgaagaaaaACATCAAATAATGTAAATTTAAAGCTGATTTAGAAATGGAGACCCTGGACTTCCTCCATGATCTCCCCCATCCTCTCATAAAAATACACTATACTGTTagaagtattgggacatctgcctttacacgcacatgaactttaatggcatcccagagttagtctgcagggttcaatattgagttggccaaccctttgcagcgataccagcttcaactcttctgggaagactgtccacaaggtttaggttcttgtccacatcagtccctgacctcacaaatgcgcttctaggagaatggtcaaacattcctgaaccttgtggacagccttcccagcaaagggtgggccaactcaatattgaaccctacacacTAAGACTGGGCAATTTAAagtttagggccaattcacactgccCCTCTAAAATTGCAGAACAGCCAGAGAGTTTCATTGCCTTGCTGCTGCGCTCGGGGGCAGTGTGATGCATGATTACTCGCATTGAActgctcccttttttttgtttgttttgtactaactttatttgAAGTATACAAAACGTGCACTTCATTCAGTGCAATGGTGGGCGTTGTGAtgcgctgtgataaaatgcagcatatCTGCATTTAGCACATCGCtaggctgtgttgcagtgtgaatgggacacataggaaacatttGTTTTCTGAGTGTCCCTACAGTGACCGATGATTTACAGAAATACGtaaaaagcctagtacacacgatgagattattggacgaatgattgtctgtttgtttgtttttttgcatgctagtctccatatcgaaaacgaaTCAGTTATtaaagtacaaaaattctcatacgacagaataaaaatttgtattgtatttgtattgtattatcGGACAAAAACTGTATTGATTAAACGtaaattgtatgatctggtatcatatgagaaaaGTTTTCGTGTTTGCCCCTTCTGATAATTTcggatgaaagctgtgtactaacgatcagattattgtacgatcgattcgaaagctgtattttttatacagtattctgatcgtgtgtactaggctttaacacTGTTACTGATTGGATGTTAAATACAATTTATTAGATGGTAGTATATTTTCTTTTGgtgaaaaatgcattaaaaagtattattattatacaggatttatatagcgccaacaggttacgcagtgctttacaatataaaggggaggcagtacagttacaatacaataaaatacaagagggttaagagagtcctgctcataagagctcacaatctaatagggtggggcaagtggtacaagaggttgtaactgtggggaatgagctggtggaagtgattatatggaggcgtgataggcttccctgaagagatgagttttcatagTACTGCCAAAAAtgtattacttacctgagatcgaagcccctgaagCGACCCTCATTCACCTCCTCCGTCGccgccatgatacccggagtgacttctgggtatcgctgctccggcgctgtcactggctggagcagcgatgacgtcactccggtgcatgcgcgcgggagccgtcagtgacggcatgatcCCCTTCACTAATGGCACGCTCAGTGTGCCGGCACCGTTTTCTACGGCGCGCATGCACCGTGGATATCGGTTctcgtttttaggaaaatatctccttaaccgtgtgggttaaggagatatttcttgcacctacaggtaagccttattctaggcttacctgtaggtaaaagtggtctgtaagggtttacaaccactttaactatatagtgcaagggcgtTCCTAATTGCaaacaatttgaaagtgtttaggtctgacctcatattatatggttttagtaaatctaaaggaaagttgtacaagaaaattggataatgtatggccagtcttagaaCATAGattgggagagggaggggcagcactAGGGCTCCTATATACTGTACAACATGCTGACACTTGATTTGGATATGACTGTCTACagtctaatgcaggccatacataggTCCCATTCTGAATGAATTTTCTctcgaaaatctgaaattttgtgcattttgtgatccaatGGAGCCACCATTGAAATTTGGTAAACCAAGccctcaatttcacctcatgttgctacggaaaaaaattttttggccgggaatcttttttttgttttcaggaattttcttttcttgcactcatgcacatttcttttttgattatatctctcgcacgattctcccatcattgattagataTTTGTTTGTTATTCCAAAAATTTCCAACGTGCCCGATCAGCCAAGCATGAAAATCgtccattgctgcagcccactaatggtgggaAATTTGAAAGAAATTTCTTAGTTAAGATTTTCATAAGAAAATTCTTTTGGAATTCAACCCATGCATGGCCTGCTTTAGTCTTGATTTTGGCTGTGACTTGAGCTTTTACCACATCTATTTCTCATATAGTTTACCAGCAATGTGTATGTTTTTACATAGTTTTTATGTTTACTAGtaatatacagtagtaccttggattacgagcataatccattccagaagcaagcttgtaatccaaagcactcatatagcaaagcaagtttccccataagaatcaatggaaactcagaaagttcgttccacagtgactgctggtgtatgcagtaccgcatgtggccagaagtgTGGGGGCGCTGGAGATGCTCTGAGACACTCAGAAACAGAGTTTCTCTGAGAAAATCTCCAaacgtcaccggcgcccccgcacctctggccaaatgcggtactgcacaccccagcgtcttgaatcctgctcatcttgcaaGACAGCGCTCGCAAattgagtcaggattttttttaaatagcttgtattgcgaaactcTCGTAAAcaacgttactcgcaatccgaggtttcactgtactGTATATTGCACCAGTTATTTACAATCTTTCCCATTTCAGATACTTTCTGCAACTATTGAAAACTCCAAGTACATTTTGCAGATCGACAATGCCAGGTTGGCAGCTGATGACTTCAGACTAAAGTAAGTTAGATATTGGAACATGTTTACTAATGTAGTGGATATCTCCTAACAAGATGGGCATAGGTAAAAGTCTACTTATATTTGTGATGTTTCCACAGATATGAGAATGAGTTGGCTTTGCGCCAAAGCGTAGAGGCTGATATCAATGGATTGCGTAGAGTCTTGGATGAGCTGACCATGTCCAGGTCTGATCTGGAATTACAGATTGAATCCCTAACAGAAGAACTATTATATCTCAAGAAGAATCATGCAGAGgtaaaaatgttacaaaaaattgTCAACACTAAGTAAAACGTTTCATAGAtaatcagatgtttttttttttacaacaagagGACATCAGCCAGACATTGATTGGAACAATGACAATTTTTCGTTTGGCTACAATAGTGCACACAATGTCAGCAActtccttctctcttttttcttgaGAAAATAGAAAGTGTGGAAGATGGAAAATCGTTGTGAAGAATAGTGTGTACTTCCTAATTCAAAAGTGCCTaggtttagagcagtggtctccaaactgcacccCGGATGCCAGATGCGGCTCTTtgcctgcttttatctggcccttggggcactattttcatccactgataccaacaatggggcacaattcctcccaatgacaccaatgatggggcacaattcctcccaatgacaccaaagatggggctcaattcctcccaatgacaccaacgatggggcacaattcctcccaatgacaccaataatggggcacaattactctcaatgacaccaacaatggggcacaattcctcccaatcacaccaaagatggggcacaattcctcccaatcaaaccaaagatggggcacaatgacactaatgatagggcacaatgcctcccaataaacaccaacgatggggcacaattcttcccgctgacacaaacgatgggatgctgttcctctcactgacaccaaagatgggacaatggtttattcccactgacatcaggacttTTTCAACTTCCAATGGCCCCAGTCCGgacccccttaagtctgaaggacagtaaactggtcctttgtttataaagtttggagacctctggtttaGAGGTTCCCCTAATTGGCACAGTAACTGTGATCATCTACCAATCATCTGAAGATTTATCAAGGTCAGCTTGAATCTAAAATATGAGCTTTCTTATGTGACACAAAGCTTGACATCATATGGTCTCTGGCTACCAGAAGCATTTAAAGGTGTAGAGATTGCAGATAGCTCATTGCTCTTAAACTGGCAATAGACCAGTTTTTTTTGttcctctatccacacaaacaaggtgtatggaggaatcccccccgccccccaggacattgtattttgacagctgaagccaccactgtcagaataccctgctcactggctgcagctgctgatcaagaaATGTTTTCAGTATGTCCCTTCAACAAAAGTTGATCAAACGATTGATTTCTGGTCAAGTACGGATGTccacaagaaaaagaaccgctgctccaggtgtataaagataaggctgattggagtatcttgcagagtgctagccccgacccgcctccatgggaaacttggaaagaagaaagaaatggctgcacatccagaacttccggttcccttttattttgcttcacaaagataacagcagaaacaccaaactgtggtcacgtagacgcgtttcacacatagatcttgtgcttaatcattaccacaGATGTCCACACACTGttcgaaatttgtctggtcccaGCTGGAcaaatttggatccatgtatgTCCAGTTTTAGTCTGGTAGACCTATGGGAAGATAAGAGAAGCATTAAAATGTTTGTAAACCttcggacatttaaaaaaaaataataaacatgttatactttcttgctctgtgtaatggttttgcacagaacatccccaatccccctcttctgGAGCCCCccattggtgctcctggcccctccccccactGATGTGTGCCCCCAATTGGAAGCCTCTCCCTAGGGGGACACTCATGTGGGCTCGCTCACGTGGCTCGCTGCCTGCATCCATAGTTACAAACAGTGGGGCTCGGCCCAACCCTTGCTCCTTGTCACaggattgattgacagcagtgggagccaatggctcctgctgctattaatctgcccagtgaggagggagagagaggagaataTTGCTGCTCTTTTGCACAGTgtatatataacagggagtttgggactttaaatgaagcaatttgaaatgcggaggattaacattgtaattttattaatattagtaaatatatagtaaaggaatttcatgtgtatatacagacatacatatataattggcacaaaattataggcatattaGATGGAAAAGTATAAGCAGTAGAATACATAATTACACTGGATAAGTCATGATCAAAGTAATATTAGTATAAAAGAGcatatagcctataggtgccaaggatggcatatccaataactgaaaataaaattgcatagcgagatgatataatcatgatattaataaattggtaacatcaaggtaacaatggatagaattctggcatcaattgtagctcgacgcgtttcgtggatgattttgtccactcatcaggagctgatgcatagtaatcctgtaggatatatacataaagtcaacctcaatccgtatagagaggaataaaacaaaacaaaaaatgctggaaagattttggccagacaagcacttaccaaccctgacactgagcgtgGCATGTGGCAGATGGTATGGAGTGGGCCGGGGGCAACAAACCCCgtagcgggagctgaggcagcatgtatTGTCTGGATGACATCAGGTAATAAAATGACAATGTATAGGTAGTGAAATGATCTCCATGTGGCAGCAATGATAAAAATGGATTGTCAAAGTAAAAATACCTGAGGATAAATGTTAAGAAATATAGTTTATCAGTATTCATTCAAAACAGAATAGGTTATATTGAGTATTATATAGTATAAATAATGTATACAAAGATACTTGTATATGAAGATTACTGATGAGTAATACAATAGAAGTCATATAATAAAGGAGGTCTGATTGAGGGAATGAGTgtaacaataatgatggggcatggCTTGTCAAAAAAAGATATCTGGGAATAAATATTGAAAatggtgtatatttgtatattaattAAAATAGAGCAAATTGCATTGAGAAATAATATAAATGATGTGTCCAGAGATACCCATGTATGAAAAGTGCTCGTAGATAATACCGTGAAGGTTATATAATAaaaggaggtgggagagagaggagagaattgCTGCTCTTTTGCACAGTGCTGGATAAAGATCAGGCTCAGTTATGTACACtaggaggctgggggggggggggtatcctagatgcagaaggttttttacctcaatgcagagaaagaattaaggtaaaaaacctaaagcctttagaaccacttaaatgaACAGCCATTGTGCAACGCTGCAGAAAGTAAAAGCAGCATACTGTATGCTATGAGCAAATTTGATTATGTAATAACATACTATAGATAGAAATAAGGTTTTTATTGTTTGACCCAAATGTACCCCCCAGACAATACTTTCTAGAGCCTATCCCAGCATTAGCAGTTTCTTTTACTTTTTTCCTAGAGATTGTACTACTCCCTGTGATGTATTCACTAGGACTGAAAAAAATCCTACAGGGGCAGCTGTTGGGAGCTCAGTTCCTGGTTATGTAGACAAACCCCTAGATTTAGATTCCCCAAGAACCCTTCCCTATGCACAAGCTCTTGGGAGTCAAGGCAGCAGCAACAGGGCCAACAGTGACAAAGTCAGCTACACACTCCACACTCCTGAGAAGCACCAGTCTAGCACTAAGGCTCAAAGAGGTGCTCTTCCAACTCACATCTCCAATGTTAACAGGCATCCACTGCAATCATTCCAAATTAGCCAGAGGCCATTTATTGTATTTGAGGCAGTCAATAGTAACAGTCCAAATAAATTAATTCTCTGTCATGGAGTAACATAACAAGTCCTCTTTACATGGCAGTGTACCTTCCACAACCATGTACAGTGGTGCCCATACAGGGGTAGCAAGTTCTTAATCCATTTCTCCAACCAGGCATACCTACTCCCATAGCCTACCAAACACTGACTAAGCTATGATCCTGCCAGGTAGAATGTGAATTCACCTCACTTCCTGGGAGCATTTTTAGAAAAGTTCTCCCTTAAAGGGGCACTAAATTAACCCCTACCAACAAACATACCACAGCAACATGCAGGCACGACTAACTGTAAAGGTGTATGATTAAAAAGAAATgttgacagatagagctttttataaaaaaaagtccttttaaTTTGCTGAAAGTGGCATCAATACTGGTTGCCCTGGATTGTATCAATGCCTTTTTCATTAACACCAAGCAAGCCTGAAAGTGGCAGGAATTGTGCAGATTTCAATTTAGTAGCACATGTAAGCTCTTATAACCTATTATTATCTTTTATGTAAACATTTAGAAGTTAAGTGCATGTAGGTGGCCTAAATCCAACAATGACAGAGGAAAGCAGTCCATGTTCCCCCTTGAGCAATGGAACTTTTACAGGAGACCTGCCTGTGCATGAATGCAACTTACCAGAATTCTGTATTCATTGCTATGTAATTGGAAGACTTTGCTTTGATTGACTGATGTAGATACATTTATAAGTTGTTTTAGCAGCCAGTATGCTATCTCATTGAATTATTCcacaaaaaaagttatttttaacaTTATTGTTTAAATTGCTATACAGTTAAAATTAGGACAGAGTAGATTAACTCAAAGCTGACCTTCAAAATGAAAATGGAAGGTCTTTTTCCCTGCCATGGCCCCCTGcccaaaaagttcaaaaaaaaaaaaaaaatgataatattaaAGTGTtaacaaaaaaagatataaaacttTCCTCTCAGATTCCGGGAAGGCATGGGTAATATCACTGTGCCTCGCCACAGCCTCCTGAACAAGATGGGAGCACAAAATTCCATAAGAATGAATCCCAGGAATGCATTCTTGTAGAAATTTTAGTGGCCAGGAGGCAACAGTAAGGGGTTCaaggtgaatattttttttttattttttgcaaaacatttttttgtgttttatttatagATTATTTGTTTAGGAGGTAGGGGTCTAGCAAAATGGTTCACTTTTATTAACTGTATGAGCTAAGAAATACTCAGAAGGGCAATTCGATATTGAAAAGGCAAACTAAAATCCATATACATGATCACCACACACACATGGCCACATATGCTAAACCAAATACAATCTAGAGGTTCAACTTGAGGGCGATAGTATATGTGGA contains:
- the LOC141114330 gene encoding keratin, type I cytoskeletal 12-like, producing MSFYMQSSKSSRMSSSGGKGLVMNGEGFGDYYDSGLGSSEFSTGFGAGQEGGLSGGGYGGGAGGGYGGGAGGGYGGGAGRGFGGGYGGAGGGGFGGGSGGAGGGGFAGGYGGAGGGGFAGGYGGAGGGGFGGGGFGAGGGLLATNEKQTMQNLNDRLATYLDKVKSLEDSNTELERKIKEWYENQRPGSTTGAGAADYSKYFDTIDDLRNKILSATIENSKYILQIDNARLAADDFRLKYENELALRQSVEADINGLRRVLDELTMSRSDLELQIESLTEELLYLKKNHAEEMGSLAGGETGQVTVEMNAAPGIDLTKILNDMREQYEAMAEKNRKDAEAQFLQQSNELKKEISAGVAEVQTKSTEITDLRRTLQSLEIELQSQLAMKKSLEQTLAETEGRYCAQIAKLKDIIDGVEEQLSQIRFDTERQSDQYRQLLDIKSRLEKEIEQYRILLEGGGGSLGLSSSSSTTQKSTGSVGSKDSSKTRKIMTFYEEIENGRVISTSKKESIEKM